One genomic region from Paramicrobacterium agarici encodes:
- a CDS encoding GuaB1 family IMP dehydrogenase-related protein, whose translation MRFIGEVPAHDLTYSDVFLVPSRSDVVSRLDVSLAPDDGTPATIPLVSANMNSVTGPRLAASLARRGGLGVLPQDMPLQELDAAIRWVKNQPVLWDTPTVFGPNATVADVVEEIPAVEGHGVVLMDGDEYVGSIPTKRLATALPDARLGDLLRGSQASLDAEDIQTGRRAFDLMADASLSFSAVLRHGKLVGSVSQRGALRSTLYAPAVDNDGRLAVAAAIGINGDVQAKAKALIGAGVDVLVVDTAHGHQEAMVSALRRVSELNLGIPIVAGNVVTAVGVADLVDAGASIIKVGVGPGAMCTTRMMTAVGRPQFSAVLEAAAEAAEQGAHVWADGGIRYPRDVALALSAGASSVMVGSWFAGTIEGPGRLRTDPSGKLYKESWGMASTKAVQERFGRLDSYEFARKMLFAEGISSSKIYLDPERPSIEDLLDMITSGVRSSFTYAGARSVAEFHERAIVGVQSAAGYEEGKALPVSW comes from the coding sequence ATGCGATTCATCGGAGAAGTCCCGGCGCACGACCTGACGTACTCGGACGTGTTCCTCGTGCCCTCACGGTCAGACGTAGTAAGCCGCCTCGACGTGTCCCTAGCGCCAGACGACGGCACGCCGGCGACGATTCCGCTTGTATCCGCGAACATGAACTCCGTGACGGGACCGCGCCTCGCAGCATCCCTCGCGCGCCGCGGCGGGCTCGGTGTGCTTCCGCAGGATATGCCGCTGCAGGAGCTCGACGCGGCCATTCGGTGGGTCAAGAACCAGCCGGTTCTGTGGGACACGCCGACGGTCTTCGGCCCCAATGCCACGGTCGCCGACGTCGTCGAGGAGATCCCGGCCGTCGAAGGGCACGGCGTCGTCCTCATGGACGGCGACGAGTACGTCGGAAGCATCCCCACCAAACGCCTAGCGACGGCGCTTCCCGATGCCCGTCTCGGCGACCTCCTGCGCGGTTCGCAGGCATCGCTCGATGCTGAGGACATTCAGACCGGTCGGCGGGCCTTCGATCTGATGGCGGATGCGTCCCTGAGTTTCTCCGCAGTTCTGCGTCATGGAAAGCTTGTCGGCTCCGTAAGTCAGCGAGGCGCCCTGCGCTCGACGCTGTACGCTCCCGCCGTCGACAATGACGGCCGGCTTGCGGTCGCCGCTGCAATCGGGATCAACGGAGACGTGCAGGCGAAGGCGAAGGCTCTCATCGGCGCGGGCGTGGATGTGCTCGTCGTCGACACCGCGCACGGGCACCAGGAGGCGATGGTCAGCGCGCTGCGTCGTGTCTCTGAGCTGAACCTGGGGATCCCCATCGTGGCGGGCAACGTCGTCACGGCCGTTGGTGTTGCAGATCTCGTGGACGCGGGCGCCTCGATCATCAAGGTTGGGGTCGGCCCAGGCGCCATGTGCACAACGCGCATGATGACCGCTGTCGGACGGCCTCAGTTCTCTGCCGTGCTCGAGGCCGCGGCAGAGGCGGCCGAGCAGGGCGCACACGTCTGGGCGGACGGCGGAATCCGCTACCCGCGCGATGTCGCCCTTGCCCTCTCGGCAGGCGCATCGAGCGTCATGGTCGGTTCATGGTTCGCCGGCACGATCGAGGGGCCCGGTCGTCTTCGCACGGACCCGTCGGGGAAGTTGTACAAGGAGAGCTGGGGGATGGCCTCGACGAAGGCCGTGCAGGAGCGCTTCGGCCGGCTCGATTCGTACGAGTTCGCTCGCAAGATGCTCTTCGCAGAGGGTATCTCATCATCAAAGATCTATCTCGACCCGGAACGGCCGTCGATCGAGGACCTTCTCGACATGATCACCTCCGGAGTCCGCTCGTCGTTCACATACGCGGGAGCCCGCAGCGTCGCAGAGTTCCACGAACGTGCAATCGTCGGTGTGCAATCGGCAGCAGGCTACGAAGAGGGAAAGGCGCTCCCCGTGTCATGGTGA
- a CDS encoding hemolysin family protein, with translation MHDLVLLAIGLVLTVGTGLFVASEFALVNLDRADLEARRDRGETRLSMTIDALKVTSTHLSSAQLGITLTTLLTGYTLEPAFTSFITGPVVAWGAPEALVRPIATIVAVGIATLLSMIIGELVPKNFALAIPRATAKIAVPFQVVFTAVFKPAVLALNGSANSILHAMGVEPKEELSGARSAEELSSLVRRSAGAGTLERDTATLLDRTLQFSGRTASDVMTPRPQVDAVSRTDSAQRVIDLTRSTGYSRFPVTDEGIDDIVGLVHVKKAVAVPKDRRADVPVSALQSEIVRVPETMRLDSLIPRLRRHGYQMAVVVDEYGGTAGVATLEDLVEEIVGEVTDEHDRTRAGVVRTASGVVFPGSLRPDELRERTGVQISDDGPYETVAGFIVSELGRLPDVGDEVEISEGVLRVTRMDGRRIDRVRFSRGEEQTDE, from the coding sequence GTGCATGACCTTGTGCTTCTCGCGATCGGCCTCGTGCTGACCGTCGGAACCGGTCTTTTCGTCGCAAGCGAATTCGCGCTCGTCAATCTCGATCGCGCTGACCTTGAGGCTCGTCGTGATCGAGGCGAAACCCGCCTGTCCATGACGATCGACGCGCTCAAAGTCACGTCGACGCACCTCTCGAGCGCCCAGCTCGGAATCACGCTCACCACGCTGCTCACTGGCTACACACTCGAACCGGCCTTCACGTCGTTCATCACGGGGCCGGTCGTCGCGTGGGGGGCGCCGGAGGCGCTCGTGCGACCCATCGCAACAATTGTCGCCGTCGGCATTGCCACGCTTCTGTCGATGATCATCGGCGAGCTGGTGCCGAAGAACTTCGCGCTCGCAATTCCGCGCGCCACCGCAAAAATCGCCGTTCCGTTTCAAGTCGTCTTCACCGCCGTGTTCAAACCCGCGGTGCTCGCGCTCAACGGCAGCGCGAACTCCATTCTTCACGCGATGGGTGTCGAGCCGAAGGAAGAGCTTTCGGGCGCCCGATCGGCCGAGGAGCTGTCGAGCCTCGTTCGGCGCAGCGCCGGCGCGGGAACTCTCGAGAGGGACACGGCGACTCTGCTCGATCGCACGCTGCAGTTCTCGGGGCGTACAGCATCCGATGTCATGACGCCGCGCCCGCAGGTGGACGCGGTCAGTCGCACCGACAGTGCGCAGCGCGTGATCGATCTGACGCGCTCCACAGGGTACTCACGGTTTCCCGTGACGGACGAGGGTATCGACGACATCGTCGGGCTCGTGCACGTGAAGAAGGCCGTCGCCGTTCCCAAGGACCGTCGCGCGGACGTGCCTGTATCAGCGCTTCAATCCGAGATCGTGCGGGTCCCAGAGACGATGCGTCTCGATTCGCTGATTCCCCGGTTGAGGAGGCATGGCTACCAGATGGCTGTCGTCGTCGACGAGTACGGCGGCACCGCTGGCGTCGCGACGCTGGAGGACCTGGTCGAAGAGATCGTCGGCGAAGTGACAGACGAGCACGACCGCACGCGCGCGGGAGTGGTCCGCACCGCCTCGGGCGTTGTCTTCCCCGGAAGCCTTCGGCCCGATGAACTACGCGAGCGTACCGGTGTGCAAATTTCTGACGACGGACCATACGAGACCGTCGCCGGCTTCATCGTGAGCGAGCTCGGCCGGCTTCCCGACGTCGGCGACGAAGTAGAGATCAGCGAGGGCGTCCTGCGTGTGACGCGCATGGACGGACGTCGTATCGACAGGGTCCGCTTCAGCCGAGGGGAGGAGCAGACCGATGAGTGA
- a CDS encoding hemolysin family protein: MSDWWGILWLVMLLLGNAFFVGAEFAVISARRSQIEPLAEKGKSSAKVALWAMEHATLMLATSQLGITVCSLLILNVSEPAIHHLLAGPLGLTGLSTEIVDTIAFVITLLLVSYLHVVFGEMVPKNLSFSKPDTAVLLLARPLVWVGRVFKPVIHFLNGTANLVLRMFRVEPKDEANSTFTLDEVATIVSQSQREGMLTDATGTLVAAFEFTNKKVRDAAIPLEDLVTLTSEATPAQIQRAIAKRGFSRYVIVDDNGLPSGYIHLKDVLRDAGESENDEEPIPAKRIRQLVSLYDGTDLEDALTSMRLSGAHLAQAFDREGNTTGVLFLEDIIEELVGTVEDASQRQ, encoded by the coding sequence ATGAGTGACTGGTGGGGTATTCTCTGGCTCGTCATGCTGCTGCTCGGCAACGCATTCTTCGTCGGGGCGGAATTCGCCGTGATCTCCGCCCGACGTTCGCAGATCGAGCCGCTCGCCGAAAAGGGAAAGAGCAGCGCGAAGGTCGCCCTGTGGGCAATGGAGCACGCGACGCTCATGCTGGCGACGAGTCAGCTGGGAATCACCGTGTGCTCGCTGCTGATTCTGAACGTCTCGGAACCGGCGATCCACCACCTCCTCGCCGGACCGCTCGGGCTGACCGGTTTGAGTACCGAGATCGTCGACACGATCGCGTTCGTCATCACGCTGCTGCTCGTCTCGTACCTTCACGTCGTCTTCGGCGAGATGGTTCCGAAGAACCTGTCGTTCTCAAAACCCGACACCGCCGTGCTGCTGCTCGCGCGCCCGCTCGTGTGGGTCGGTCGCGTGTTCAAGCCGGTAATCCACTTTCTGAATGGCACAGCAAACCTGGTGCTCCGCATGTTCCGGGTGGAGCCGAAGGACGAGGCGAACTCGACCTTCACTCTCGATGAGGTGGCGACGATCGTCTCGCAGTCTCAGCGAGAAGGGATGCTGACAGATGCGACGGGGACGCTTGTCGCGGCGTTCGAATTCACGAACAAGAAAGTGCGCGACGCCGCCATTCCGCTGGAGGATCTCGTGACCCTCACATCTGAGGCGACACCAGCCCAGATTCAGCGGGCGATCGCGAAGCGCGGGTTCTCACGCTACGTGATCGTCGATGACAACGGCCTTCCCTCGGGGTACATTCACCTGAAGGACGTGCTGCGCGATGCGGGCGAGTCCGAGAACGACGAGGAGCCGATCCCGGCCAAGCGCATCAGGCAGCTGGTCTCGCTTTACGACGGAACAGACCTCGAGGATGCACTCACGAGCATGCGCTTGTCCGGGGCTCACCTGGCGCAGGCGTTCGACCGAGAAGGCAACACCACGGGAGTGCTCTTTCTCGAGGACATCATCGAGGAGCTCGTGGGGACCGTCGAAGACGCGAGCCAGCGTCAGTAG
- a CDS encoding NADH:flavin oxidoreductase/NADH oxidase gives MPTTSDSPKLFTPISVGTTTIRNRVWLSPMCQYSCPGRDGMPNNWHFAHLTSFAAGGFGLVMTEATAVVPEGRISDRDTGIWSSAQAEAWAQVVAGIHERGATAGIQLAHAGRKASTYSPWGETASGTIPTDAGGWQTVAPSPLAFGRLDAPRQLDLTEIDALVDAFADAATRSIAAGFDVVEIHAAHGYLLHQFLSPAANERTDEYGGSPENRARLLIRVIEAVRASIGDAALMVRLSGTDWSDSEGERWDADACAAVAARAEAAGADAFDVSSGGILAHPDIPLAPGYQVQFATRVREAVSVPVSAVGLIDDAACAEQIVTSERADAVMLGRSALRNPQRVNEWAATLGAAASFVPGQYERAY, from the coding sequence GTGCCAACGACTTCAGATTCGCCCAAACTGTTCACGCCCATTTCCGTTGGAACGACGACGATTCGCAATCGCGTCTGGCTCTCGCCGATGTGTCAGTACTCGTGCCCTGGTCGCGACGGAATGCCCAACAACTGGCATTTCGCACACCTGACGAGCTTTGCGGCAGGAGGCTTCGGGCTGGTCATGACAGAGGCGACGGCCGTCGTTCCCGAGGGCCGCATCTCTGATCGCGACACCGGAATCTGGTCAAGCGCCCAAGCCGAGGCATGGGCGCAGGTCGTCGCCGGCATCCACGAGCGCGGTGCGACAGCCGGCATTCAGCTCGCGCACGCGGGACGCAAGGCGTCGACGTACTCACCGTGGGGCGAGACCGCGTCAGGGACGATCCCTACCGATGCGGGCGGCTGGCAGACCGTTGCGCCCTCGCCTCTCGCGTTCGGCCGCCTCGACGCACCACGGCAGCTCGACCTCACCGAGATCGACGCGCTCGTCGATGCGTTCGCGGATGCTGCCACGCGTTCGATCGCGGCCGGGTTCGACGTCGTCGAGATCCACGCAGCCCACGGTTATCTCCTGCACCAGTTCTTGTCTCCGGCGGCGAACGAGCGCACCGACGAGTACGGCGGCAGCCCCGAGAACCGGGCGCGGCTGCTCATCCGCGTCATCGAAGCTGTGCGCGCTTCCATCGGCGACGCTGCCCTGATGGTGCGCTTGTCGGGAACGGATTGGTCAGATTCCGAGGGGGAACGTTGGGATGCCGATGCGTGCGCCGCCGTTGCCGCGCGCGCTGAGGCTGCGGGAGCCGACGCGTTCGATGTGTCCAGCGGCGGCATCCTCGCACACCCCGACATTCCGCTTGCTCCCGGGTACCAGGTCCAGTTCGCAACCCGTGTGCGGGAGGCCGTCTCCGTTCCCGTGAGCGCCGTCGGACTGATCGACGACGCGGCATGTGCCGAGCAGATCGTCACGTCAGAGCGAGCCGACGCCGTGATGCTCGGTCGCTCGGCTCTGCGCAACCCTCAGCGCGTGAACGAATGGGCGGCGACGCTCGGTGCCGCCGCCTCGTTCGTTCCCGGACAGTACGAGCGCGCCTACTGA
- a CDS encoding ADP-dependent NAD(P)H-hydrate dehydratase — MSWVEWTDADAAARVRVPGSADDKYSRGVLGVVTGSDTFPGAAVLGVEAAVRAGVGMVRYLGAERAADAVLRHRPEVVTADGRVQAWLIGSGLDEDARAAAGSRIADALDSGLPVILDAGALRDATSARDRSRVVITPHAGELARLLTTTGTDVTAEQVKASPDSWAVRAAEELRVTVLLKGATTHIVSPEGSRVTVSQTTSWLATAGTGDVLAGVLGAMLATHIDGDEQVVASTAASAALLHDRAARIASRGGPIAALDVADALPAAVRSLLDRAGS, encoded by the coding sequence ATGAGCTGGGTTGAATGGACGGATGCTGACGCGGCGGCGCGCGTGCGCGTGCCCGGTTCCGCAGACGACAAGTACTCTCGGGGTGTGCTCGGCGTCGTCACCGGGTCGGACACGTTTCCCGGCGCAGCTGTTCTCGGGGTTGAAGCCGCAGTGCGGGCGGGCGTCGGAATGGTGCGGTATCTCGGTGCCGAGCGTGCGGCCGACGCTGTTCTGCGACATCGTCCGGAGGTCGTGACCGCCGACGGGCGCGTGCAGGCGTGGTTGATCGGGTCAGGTCTCGATGAAGACGCGCGTGCTGCTGCGGGTTCGAGGATCGCCGACGCCCTCGACTCTGGGTTGCCCGTGATTCTCGATGCCGGAGCCCTGCGCGACGCGACGTCGGCGCGGGATCGATCGCGCGTTGTCATCACGCCGCACGCGGGCGAGCTCGCCCGGCTGCTGACGACGACGGGGACCGATGTGACCGCCGAGCAGGTGAAGGCCAGCCCCGACTCCTGGGCTGTGCGCGCCGCGGAGGAATTGAGGGTCACTGTCCTTCTCAAAGGCGCGACAACGCACATTGTCTCGCCCGAAGGCAGCCGCGTCACCGTCTCGCAGACGACGTCGTGGCTCGCGACGGCCGGAACGGGCGACGTGCTTGCCGGAGTGCTCGGCGCGATGCTCGCGACACATATCGATGGAGACGAGCAGGTTGTCGCCTCGACAGCGGCGTCGGCGGCTCTCCTGCACGACCGAGCGGCACGCATCGCATCACGCGGTGGCCCCATTGCCGCGCTCGACGTCGCCGACGCCCTCCCGGCAGCTGTGCGATCGCTGCTCGATCGCGCGGGCTCATAA
- a CDS encoding glycosyltransferase 87 family protein, whose protein sequence is MRSRAFLWVAFLVVHIALSWLCLTAPGLPLGDVTLVYKPWVGQALNEQFVVGIDTGWVYPLLALIPMLGASIAGFEAFGVTWLVMVTILNAIAFAVLIRGGRRRRRAAWWWIAALACLGPIALARIDAVTVPLAVVATLMALHRPAVAGAVLAVATWMKVWPAAVIASLVIALRTRWRIVMAGVAVTIAVVGGALALGSGWNVLSFLTEQTDRGLQIEAPLSMVYLWQAAFGAPGYFIYYDREILTFQVTGTDVDVVIALATPLLAAAVLAVALLGVRAVRSGAATASVLPHLTLALVSALIVFNKVGSPQFMVWLFVPVIAGLVVRGGDFFVPAVMVLCMCALTQVVYPYLYSLLLETWIPMVIVLTVRNIGTLVVFGWAVYALWRDGRLTRDAVEALHA, encoded by the coding sequence GTGAGAAGCCGGGCGTTCCTGTGGGTGGCATTCCTCGTCGTCCACATTGCGTTGTCATGGCTCTGCCTCACCGCCCCTGGCCTTCCGCTCGGCGACGTGACGCTCGTGTACAAACCGTGGGTCGGGCAGGCACTCAACGAACAGTTCGTCGTCGGCATTGACACCGGCTGGGTCTACCCGCTTCTCGCGCTCATTCCCATGCTCGGGGCGTCGATCGCTGGATTCGAGGCCTTCGGCGTTACGTGGCTCGTGATGGTGACGATTCTCAATGCCATCGCGTTCGCGGTTCTGATCCGCGGCGGACGCAGGCGGCGACGGGCCGCCTGGTGGTGGATTGCCGCCCTCGCCTGCCTTGGGCCGATCGCGCTGGCGCGCATCGACGCCGTGACGGTGCCGCTCGCCGTCGTCGCAACGCTCATGGCGCTGCATCGACCCGCTGTCGCGGGTGCCGTTCTCGCCGTCGCTACCTGGATGAAGGTCTGGCCCGCCGCCGTGATCGCGAGTTTGGTCATCGCTCTGCGGACGCGCTGGCGCATTGTGATGGCGGGCGTCGCCGTCACGATCGCTGTCGTCGGCGGTGCGCTCGCTCTGGGATCCGGCTGGAATGTTCTCAGCTTTCTCACGGAGCAGACCGACAGAGGCCTGCAGATCGAGGCGCCGCTGTCCATGGTGTACCTCTGGCAGGCCGCGTTCGGAGCGCCGGGATACTTCATCTACTACGACCGCGAGATCCTCACGTTCCAGGTGACGGGCACAGACGTCGACGTGGTGATCGCTCTCGCGACGCCTCTGCTCGCTGCCGCTGTGCTCGCGGTCGCGCTGCTGGGCGTGCGCGCCGTGCGGTCGGGCGCGGCGACAGCATCCGTGCTCCCGCACCTCACGCTCGCTCTCGTCTCGGCGCTCATCGTGTTCAACAAGGTGGGCTCGCCGCAGTTCATGGTGTGGCTCTTCGTCCCCGTAATTGCGGGACTGGTCGTGAGGGGCGGCGACTTCTTCGTGCCCGCCGTGATGGTGCTCTGCATGTGCGCGCTCACGCAGGTGGTCTACCCGTACCTGTACAGCCTGCTGCTCGAGACGTGGATTCCGATGGTCATCGTGCTCACGGTGCGCAACATCGGCACGCTCGTCGTGTTCGGCTGGGCGGTGTACGCACTGTGGCGCGACGGCAGATTGACACGGGATGCCGTTGAGGCGCTGCATGCGTGA
- a CDS encoding thiamine-binding protein, with the protein MLVAFSVAPSGTGREDASVHDAVAAAVKIVRESGLPNSTDSMFTTIEGEWNEVFDVVRRATEAVGEYGSRVSLVLKADIRPGYEGEISGKVDRLERALDSSS; encoded by the coding sequence ATGCTTGTCGCTTTTTCTGTCGCCCCGAGCGGAACCGGTCGGGAGGACGCGTCGGTTCATGACGCCGTCGCCGCTGCTGTGAAGATCGTGCGGGAGTCGGGGCTGCCGAACAGCACCGACTCCATGTTCACGACGATCGAAGGGGAATGGAATGAGGTATTCGACGTCGTACGCCGTGCCACGGAGGCGGTCGGCGAGTACGGTTCGCGCGTATCTCTCGTGCTGAAGGCGGACATCCGCCCCGGTTATGAGGGAGAGATCAGCGGAAAAGTCGACCGGCTCGAGCGCGCTCTCGACTCCTCGTCGTAA
- a CDS encoding response regulator transcription factor, protein MTQNKIRVAIVDDHRMILSAFTQWITDSADDVDVITAVPTWPELLTHPDFPVDVVLLDLDLKDNIPVSLKLSTLKTTGTQTVVMSAYSDPGVVREALAAGAVGYLVKSEPASAMVEAIRSAERGDSYISAELDAALGRASSASPRLSAQERRVMALYAAGDPVKSVAYELSISEETAKSYLKRIREKYRSKGIDVGTKVALRKQAILDGIIVN, encoded by the coding sequence ATGACTCAAAACAAGATCCGCGTCGCGATCGTTGACGATCACCGCATGATCCTGAGCGCATTCACCCAGTGGATCACCGACAGCGCCGACGATGTCGATGTCATCACCGCGGTCCCCACCTGGCCGGAGCTGCTGACGCACCCCGATTTTCCGGTCGACGTCGTGCTTCTCGACCTCGATCTGAAAGACAACATTCCCGTCTCGCTCAAGCTCTCGACGCTCAAGACTACGGGCACGCAGACCGTCGTCATGAGCGCGTACTCCGACCCGGGCGTCGTGCGTGAGGCACTCGCTGCGGGCGCCGTCGGCTACCTCGTGAAGAGCGAGCCCGCCTCCGCCATGGTCGAGGCCATCCGCTCAGCTGAGCGTGGCGACTCGTATATCTCTGCCGAACTCGATGCCGCGCTCGGCCGGGCATCCTCCGCATCTCCCCGCCTGAGCGCTCAAGAGCGCCGTGTCATGGCCCTCTACGCGGCGGGCGATCCCGTCAAGTCCGTCGCCTATGAACTCAGCATCTCCGAAGAGACGGCGAAGTCGTACCTCAAGCGCATTCGCGAGAAGTACCGCAGCAAGGGAATCGACGTGGGCACAAAAGTCGCGCTGCGCAAGCAGGCGATTCTCGACGGCATCATCGTCAATTAA
- a CDS encoding sensor histidine kinase, which translates to MAVWREIASSAPGRQQRESLEYFDAQHAQLVAMTTLSFSIVGTAMSFVAMFIPGAIALGWLPAAIAAHLALAAAAVWAWRGRSLLRQACVVGAGLLTLVVITAGVPPAGINFTMGAALCVVAGWGIGSLAVSLTATRGGVLAIGAVFIVTELSCLLLAESIDIPAANVGGLIGLVTVLWVLCLVFGIWLVSSRSRVIRRIVSIGRAHNLERRASETEAARLRDARLLHDTALATLSLLAHSGVGVDPDTLRAQAASDRELLARLRRGESPSPRASGQYTLTNTAELQLGETLEAVKNRFNGTELAVTWHGSGQLGLAHAKLDAFMHALTECVENVRRHAHVSEAHVTLSDDGVIVRGVVTDAGVGFDPSQIPDQHMGFRESVVARIEEISGTVRVFSSPGAGTTVVLEVPK; encoded by the coding sequence ATGGCGGTGTGGCGTGAGATCGCCTCGTCTGCGCCCGGGCGGCAACAGCGCGAGTCTCTCGAGTACTTCGACGCTCAGCACGCGCAGCTCGTCGCCATGACAACGCTCTCGTTCAGCATCGTTGGCACAGCGATGTCGTTCGTCGCCATGTTCATTCCGGGCGCGATCGCCCTCGGCTGGCTTCCGGCGGCGATCGCCGCACACCTCGCTCTCGCCGCTGCCGCCGTCTGGGCGTGGCGAGGCAGATCACTGCTCCGGCAGGCGTGCGTCGTCGGTGCGGGACTTCTGACACTCGTGGTGATTACAGCCGGCGTTCCGCCCGCTGGCATCAACTTCACGATGGGAGCGGCACTGTGCGTCGTCGCAGGCTGGGGAATCGGCTCTCTCGCGGTTTCACTCACCGCGACCCGAGGCGGCGTACTGGCGATCGGCGCGGTGTTCATCGTCACAGAACTCTCGTGCCTGCTCCTCGCCGAATCCATCGACATTCCCGCGGCGAACGTGGGAGGCCTCATCGGCTTGGTCACCGTGCTGTGGGTTCTGTGTCTCGTGTTCGGGATCTGGCTCGTGAGCAGCCGTTCTCGTGTCATCAGGCGCATCGTCAGCATCGGTCGCGCGCACAATCTGGAACGACGCGCGAGCGAGACCGAGGCAGCGCGATTGCGGGACGCTCGTCTGCTGCACGACACGGCGCTCGCAACGCTCTCGCTCCTCGCGCACTCCGGAGTCGGCGTCGATCCCGACACACTCCGCGCTCAGGCTGCAAGCGACCGGGAACTCCTCGCCCGGCTTCGCCGAGGAGAGAGCCCTTCACCGCGGGCTTCCGGACAGTACACGCTGACGAACACCGCCGAGCTTCAGCTCGGCGAGACACTCGAGGCCGTCAAGAACCGTTTCAACGGCACAGAGCTCGCCGTCACATGGCACGGCTCCGGGCAGCTCGGTCTCGCGCACGCAAAACTTGACGCCTTCATGCACGCCCTCACCGAGTGCGTCGAGAACGTCAGGCGTCATGCGCACGTGAGCGAGGCCCATGTGACGCTCAGCGATGACGGCGTCATCGTACGCGGGGTGGTGACGGATGCCGGCGTCGGCTTCGACCCGTCTCAGATACCCGACCAGCACATGGGATTCCGCGAGTCCGTCGTTGCCCGAATTGAAGAGATCAGCGGCACCGTGCGCGTGTTCTCCTCACCGGGCGCAGGCACCACGGTGGTCTTGGAGGTTCCCAAGTGA
- the metX gene encoding homoserine O-acetyltransferase MetX, which produces MHSQRLDDTVPWSFITEADSRTVIGRPPATGAWRDGDPAGARLFAALGEFSFGAGGALPFVRIAYETWGTLNADRDNAVLVLHALTGDSHVRGPAGAGHPTAGWWEDIVGPGKVIDTDRYFVVAPNMLGGCQGTTGPASFAPDGTEWGSRFPYTTIRDQVNAQARLADVLGIDAWEAVIGGSMGGMHALEWGTTFPERVRRLAVLAAPPESTADQIAQNTVQIEAVRTDPHFNGGYYYDASDGNGPYRGLALARRLAMINYRSPHELNSRFARTWQSDISPLGHGGRFAVESYIDFHGNKFTRRFDANSYTVLVEAMNSHDVGRGRGDIASACSRVTMPTLVLGIDSDRLFPVTGQEQIAAAVPGNIDGDVPAVISSDFGHDAFLIEGDLIAQHLARLLSV; this is translated from the coding sequence ATGCATTCGCAGCGCCTCGACGACACTGTGCCGTGGAGCTTCATCACCGAAGCCGACAGCCGCACGGTCATCGGCCGTCCTCCTGCAACGGGGGCGTGGCGAGACGGAGACCCGGCGGGCGCCCGGCTCTTCGCTGCGCTCGGCGAGTTTTCGTTCGGGGCCGGAGGTGCGCTTCCCTTCGTGCGGATCGCGTACGAGACATGGGGAACACTCAACGCCGACCGCGACAACGCCGTTCTCGTGCTGCACGCTCTCACGGGCGATTCGCACGTACGCGGTCCCGCGGGTGCCGGCCATCCGACGGCCGGCTGGTGGGAAGACATCGTCGGTCCGGGCAAAGTCATCGACACGGACCGCTACTTCGTCGTGGCGCCGAACATGCTCGGCGGATGCCAGGGGACGACCGGCCCCGCAAGCTTCGCACCCGACGGCACGGAATGGGGCTCCCGCTTTCCCTACACGACGATCCGCGATCAGGTGAACGCGCAGGCGCGGCTTGCCGACGTTCTGGGCATCGACGCGTGGGAGGCCGTGATCGGCGGCTCGATGGGCGGCATGCACGCTCTGGAATGGGGCACGACATTCCCGGAACGTGTGCGGCGCCTGGCCGTGCTCGCCGCGCCTCCCGAGTCCACGGCAGACCAGATCGCGCAGAACACTGTGCAGATCGAAGCCGTGCGCACCGATCCGCACTTCAACGGCGGCTATTACTACGACGCATCCGACGGAAACGGTCCGTACCGCGGCCTCGCGCTCGCGCGCCGGCTCGCGATGATCAACTATCGCAGCCCCCACGAGCTCAATTCGCGCTTCGCCCGCACATGGCAGTCCGACATCAGCCCCCTCGGCCACGGCGGTCGCTTCGCCGTCGAGTCGTACATCGATTTTCACGGCAATAAGTTCACGCGCCGCTTCGATGCGAACAGCTACACCGTACTCGTCGAGGCGATGAACTCCCACGACGTCGGCAGGGGCCGCGGGGACATCGCCTCCGCGTGCTCTCGCGTGACCATGCCCACTCTCGTGCTCGGCATTGATAGCGACCGCCTCTTCCCTGTCACCGGCCAAGAACAGATCGCCGCTGCTGTGCCTGGCAACATCGACGGCGACGTTCCCGCCGTCATCTCGTCAGATTTCGGCCACGACGCTTTTCTCATCGAGGGCGACCTCATCGCGCAGCATCTGGCACGTCTTCTCAGCGTTTAG